Proteins encoded in a region of the Leifsonia sp. PS1209 genome:
- a CDS encoding response regulator transcription factor: MPTILLVDDEALTREILRDYLSSDPTFEIVGEASDGRVAISQAATLRPEVILMDMQMPVMDGVAATAQIHAENPEIVILGLSTFATDRYVVDLLRAGASGYLVKDTLPKTITEAIHAVLGGESVLSPEVTRHVVKGLEESVPAEVVADPELVQLLTDKEREVIHLLALGMSNREMAAALFVTESTIKARFVKVMEKLHVRDRVQILVTAVEKGLVDLNARPGPGH; the protein is encoded by the coding sequence ATGCCGACGATACTGCTGGTCGACGATGAAGCCTTGACGCGGGAGATCCTGCGGGACTACCTCTCCTCCGATCCGACGTTCGAGATCGTCGGCGAGGCCTCGGACGGACGTGTGGCCATCAGCCAGGCCGCCACTCTGCGTCCGGAGGTGATCCTGATGGACATGCAGATGCCCGTGATGGACGGAGTCGCCGCGACGGCGCAGATCCATGCCGAGAATCCCGAGATCGTCATCCTGGGGTTGAGCACCTTCGCGACCGACCGGTACGTCGTGGACCTCCTCCGGGCGGGGGCGTCGGGCTATCTGGTCAAAGACACGCTGCCGAAGACGATCACGGAGGCCATCCACGCTGTGCTGGGGGGCGAGTCAGTTCTCTCGCCCGAGGTGACCAGGCATGTCGTGAAGGGGCTGGAAGAGTCCGTCCCGGCGGAAGTCGTTGCCGATCCTGAGCTGGTCCAGCTCCTCACCGACAAAGAGCGTGAAGTCATCCACCTCCTCGCTCTCGGGATGAGCAACCGCGAGATGGCGGCGGCGCTGTTCGTCACCGAATCCACCATCAAGGCGCGGTTCGTCAAAGTCATGGAGAAACTTCACGTTCGCGACCGCGTGCAGATCCTCGTTACGGCAGTCGAAAAGGGGCTGGTGGATCTGAACGCCCGCCCCGGTCCTGGGCACTGA
- a CDS encoding extracellular solute-binding protein has product MKRSRVLAAVVAASTLVALAGCSSSGSNDGKTIKVAYQDFGTDLMAKFMAKAKAGFEKANPGEKVTLVPIKAAENDYYTKLSLMNRSASTAPDVLYEDTFLIRSDAQAGYLEPLDPYVKKWDEWSQFYDNAKDAGKGDDGKIYGVSMGTDTRALWYNKDIFAKAGLPADWKPKDWNDVLDAAKTIKDKVAGVTPINIFSGKAGGEASSMQGFEMLLYGASKDGLYDASSGKWITGSKAFTDSLDVLKEVYQGGLGPSQEITSDTNYQNIVTSQLIPQGKLAINLDGSWVAGTWQSTGDTNWPEWDKTMGVAPMPTQNGQEPGSVSMSGGWTLSMGSKSKAKDEAWKFISYALNKANSLDFDISLSQIPVRKDVAADPSYAKSNPTSTFFASLVDVTKFRPATPDYSKISNGIQVAMESVMTGQQSPAEAAKAYDDTVVGIVGKDKTKSE; this is encoded by the coding sequence ATGAAACGCAGCAGAGTTCTGGCCGCCGTGGTGGCCGCATCCACTCTCGTCGCACTGGCCGGATGTTCGTCGTCCGGGTCCAATGACGGCAAGACCATCAAGGTCGCCTACCAGGATTTCGGCACCGACCTCATGGCCAAGTTCATGGCCAAGGCGAAGGCCGGGTTCGAGAAGGCCAATCCGGGGGAGAAGGTCACGCTCGTCCCCATCAAGGCGGCCGAGAACGACTACTACACCAAGCTTTCGCTGATGAACCGCAGCGCGAGCACCGCACCGGACGTGCTCTACGAGGACACCTTCCTCATCCGCTCGGACGCACAGGCCGGCTACCTCGAACCGCTCGACCCGTACGTCAAGAAGTGGGATGAGTGGTCGCAGTTCTACGACAACGCCAAGGATGCAGGCAAGGGAGACGACGGCAAGATCTACGGCGTCTCGATGGGCACGGACACCCGCGCCCTCTGGTACAACAAGGACATCTTCGCCAAGGCCGGGCTGCCGGCCGACTGGAAGCCGAAGGACTGGAACGACGTCCTGGATGCGGCCAAGACCATCAAGGACAAGGTTGCCGGCGTCACGCCCATCAACATCTTCTCCGGCAAGGCCGGCGGTGAGGCCAGCTCGATGCAGGGCTTCGAGATGCTGCTTTACGGCGCGAGCAAGGACGGGCTCTACGACGCCTCCTCCGGCAAGTGGATCACCGGGTCCAAGGCGTTCACCGACTCGCTGGATGTGCTGAAAGAGGTCTACCAGGGCGGCCTCGGCCCGTCGCAGGAGATCACCAGCGACACCAACTACCAGAACATCGTCACCAGCCAGCTCATCCCGCAGGGCAAGCTCGCCATCAACCTCGACGGCTCGTGGGTCGCAGGCACCTGGCAGTCCACCGGCGACACCAACTGGCCGGAGTGGGACAAGACGATGGGCGTCGCACCGATGCCCACCCAGAACGGGCAGGAGCCGGGCAGCGTGAGCATGTCGGGCGGCTGGACCCTCTCGATGGGGTCGAAGAGCAAGGCCAAGGACGAGGCGTGGAAGTTCATCTCCTACGCGCTCAACAAGGCCAACTCGCTCGACTTCGACATCTCGCTCAGCCAGATCCCGGTGCGCAAGGATGTCGCGGCCGACCCGTCGTACGCCAAGTCGAACCCCACCTCCACGTTCTTCGCCTCACTCGTGGATGTGACCAAGTTCCGACCTGCCACACCCGACTACTCCAAGATCTCCAACGGCATCCAGGTGGCGATGGAGTCGGTGATGACCGGGCAGCAGTCGCCGGCAGAAGCCGCCAAGGCCTACGACGACACGGTTGTCGGCATCGTCGGCAAGGACAAGACGAAGTCGGAGTAA
- a CDS encoding histidine kinase, which produces MLRPVIVVGTIVMLLADSTTPYVDLSTTAGWILWLAPYLPLLALLFGAVPGVAVWFASYAAIIVLGAPSSAFVGTIFSNVIVVALGTFLLPRRAAIGFACAIPVTMLGAFIRNPASGLALTLVGILALMSAAAGLSLNTFRSRHEQSAERVRDLEREQQRVREEERTRLAYELHDIVAHDVTVIAMQARRAEFVDDAEKTARILDGIGRAAQQTLLDLRSLVALLRDGHDEASVSGDPSNDVTDERDLSRATPSDGQTTSAVGLMHDLDGVIAALTQAGFAVALSVEGETSRIPTSVRHALRRTIRELGTNILKHADPANDVEVVLAVEGEHVTLGSTNSIASGLPVMSSRTGLEAMRARCEVFGGSVEATSEDGRWTTSMSIPLEGLSAVRR; this is translated from the coding sequence GTGCTGCGGCCGGTCATCGTTGTCGGGACGATAGTGATGCTCTTGGCCGACTCAACGACGCCGTATGTGGACCTGTCGACCACGGCTGGCTGGATATTGTGGCTCGCACCGTACCTGCCGCTCCTTGCGCTGCTGTTCGGGGCGGTCCCCGGCGTCGCCGTGTGGTTTGCGAGCTATGCAGCGATCATCGTGCTCGGTGCCCCGAGCTCGGCGTTTGTCGGGACGATCTTCAGCAATGTCATCGTTGTGGCGCTGGGGACGTTCCTCCTGCCGCGGAGGGCTGCAATCGGGTTCGCGTGTGCGATTCCTGTAACGATGCTCGGGGCGTTCATCAGAAATCCCGCCTCCGGCCTCGCGCTCACTCTCGTGGGGATCCTCGCCTTGATGTCCGCAGCCGCCGGCCTGAGTCTGAACACGTTTCGCAGCAGGCACGAGCAGAGCGCCGAGCGGGTGCGCGATCTGGAGCGCGAGCAGCAGCGTGTTCGCGAGGAAGAGCGGACGCGACTGGCGTACGAGCTTCACGACATCGTCGCGCACGACGTCACAGTGATCGCCATGCAGGCGCGACGCGCGGAATTCGTCGACGACGCCGAGAAGACGGCGCGCATCCTGGATGGGATCGGGCGGGCCGCGCAGCAGACGCTCCTCGACCTGCGAAGCCTCGTCGCCCTCCTCCGCGACGGGCACGACGAGGCTTCCGTGAGCGGCGACCCGTCCAACGACGTGACCGACGAGCGCGACCTCTCGCGTGCCACACCGTCGGACGGCCAGACCACGTCCGCGGTCGGGCTCATGCACGATCTCGACGGCGTGATCGCTGCCCTCACCCAAGCGGGCTTCGCCGTCGCCTTGAGCGTGGAAGGTGAGACCAGCCGCATTCCCACCAGCGTCCGGCACGCGCTGCGTCGCACCATCCGCGAACTCGGCACCAACATCCTGAAACACGCCGACCCCGCGAACGATGTCGAGGTGGTCCTCGCCGTCGAGGGCGAACACGTGACCCTCGGCTCCACGAACTCGATCGCATCCGGACTGCCCGTCATGTCGTCGCGGACGGGGCTCGAGGCGATGCGGGCGCGCTGCGAGGTGTTCGGAGGGTCGGTCGAAGCCACGAGCGAGGACGGGCGGTGGACGACGAGCATGTCGATCCCGCTCGAAGGACTTTCCGCCGTCCGCCGATGA
- a CDS encoding ASCH domain-containing protein, with product MTANAPIDLVAADRMWREYLAAHPESAVVPEQPDEPAVERFGDSAELTDALLALVLDGTKTATSALVAEYRGEAQPLPRVGSHWIACDSAGRPRAVLRSVELRVGPMWSADEAFAADEGEDDRSLASWRVEHERYWRRSCDRLGIEWSDGLEVVFERFAVVWPARQGDAV from the coding sequence ATGACCGCCAACGCGCCCATCGACCTCGTGGCCGCCGACCGGATGTGGCGGGAGTACCTGGCCGCGCATCCGGAGTCTGCGGTCGTGCCGGAGCAGCCGGACGAACCGGCCGTGGAGCGTTTCGGCGACAGCGCCGAGCTCACGGATGCACTGCTCGCCCTCGTGCTGGACGGCACGAAGACCGCGACGTCGGCGCTCGTGGCCGAGTATCGCGGCGAAGCGCAGCCGCTCCCCCGCGTCGGAAGCCACTGGATCGCGTGCGACTCGGCGGGGCGGCCGCGCGCCGTGCTGCGGAGCGTCGAATTGCGCGTCGGGCCGATGTGGAGCGCTGACGAGGCGTTCGCCGCCGACGAGGGCGAGGACGATCGCAGCCTGGCGTCGTGGCGGGTCGAGCACGAGCGGTACTGGCGGCGTTCCTGCGACAGGCTCGGGATCGAGTGGAGCGACGGGCTCGAGGTGGTGTTCGAGCGGTTCGCGGTGGTGTGGCCGGCGAGACAGGGCGACGCCGTCTAG
- a CDS encoding carbohydrate ABC transporter permease — MRLSSPSGLALKWTANILLLLIGLIFVLPMVWVVFASFDGSATLAVSWPKQWTLENFQKVLTPDLAFVPLWNSLLLSAGCAFITVIVAILAAYPLSRYRNRFNKPFLYAILFGTCLPITAMMVPVYSLFVSLNLIDSIGGTILFMAASSLPMAIWMTKNFVDSVPLSLEEAAWVDGASSMKTLWTVVVPLVRPGIAVVFIFVFVQAWGNFFVPFVLLLSPENQPAAVSIFTFFGQYGAVAYGQLAAYSLIYSVPVIALYVLVSRVLGGSSALAGAVKG; from the coding sequence ATGCGCCTGTCATCGCCGAGTGGTCTGGCCCTCAAGTGGACCGCCAACATCCTGCTGCTCCTCATCGGGCTGATCTTCGTGCTGCCGATGGTGTGGGTGGTGTTCGCGTCGTTCGACGGGTCTGCCACGCTCGCCGTCAGCTGGCCGAAGCAGTGGACGCTGGAGAACTTCCAGAAGGTGCTCACGCCCGACCTGGCGTTCGTCCCGCTGTGGAACAGCCTGCTGCTGTCCGCCGGATGCGCGTTCATCACGGTGATCGTCGCCATCCTGGCCGCGTACCCGCTGTCCCGCTACCGCAACCGGTTCAACAAGCCGTTCCTCTACGCGATCCTGTTCGGGACCTGCCTGCCGATCACCGCCATGATGGTGCCGGTCTACAGCCTTTTCGTGTCGCTGAACCTGATCGACTCGATCGGTGGGACGATCCTGTTCATGGCGGCATCGTCGCTTCCGATGGCGATCTGGATGACGAAGAACTTCGTCGACTCGGTGCCGCTCTCCCTGGAGGAGGCGGCGTGGGTCGACGGCGCATCCAGCATGAAGACGCTGTGGACGGTGGTGGTCCCGCTGGTCCGCCCCGGCATCGCGGTGGTGTTCATCTTCGTGTTCGTGCAGGCGTGGGGCAACTTCTTCGTCCCGTTCGTGCTGCTGCTGAGCCCGGAGAACCAGCCGGCCGCCGTCAGCATCTTCACCTTCTTCGGGCAGTACGGCGCGGTCGCATACGGCCAGCTGGCGGCGTACTCGCTCATCTACTCCGTGCCCGTGATCGCCCTCTACGTCCTCGTCTCCCGGGTGCTCGGCGGTTCGTCCGCCCTCGCCGGGGCCGTCAAGGGCTAA
- a CDS encoding sugar ABC transporter permease: MTSTVDAVAEGVRGRGTPRPPRPERTARSRRVRRSVARTVPLIPAIGLLVVFLVGPILSSFYGSFTNSSLTGAAAASSEWVGLKNYIDLFNSPDFPVAVVLTLVFLIGSAVIGQNIVGMVLALLMRAGGRVVGAIVSTFVVGAWVLPEIVAAFASYAFFSQKGTLNAMLGAIGITGPSWLFAFPMLAVILANTWRGAAFSMLVYSAALQEVPPEITEAAEVDGANGVKRFFLVTLPMIRRSISTNLMLITLQTLSVFTLIYVMTGGGPGNKSMTLPVLAYQEAFKFSELGYGTAIATILLLVGAVFAIVYVRALKTEVD; the protein is encoded by the coding sequence GTGACGTCGACAGTCGACGCCGTCGCCGAGGGCGTGCGCGGCCGGGGAACCCCCCGGCCGCCGCGCCCGGAGCGCACGGCACGTTCGCGCAGAGTGCGCCGTTCCGTTGCCCGGACCGTCCCGCTCATCCCGGCCATCGGCCTCCTGGTCGTGTTCCTGGTCGGTCCGATCCTCTCCTCCTTCTACGGGTCGTTCACCAACTCCTCGCTCACCGGCGCAGCCGCGGCGTCGAGCGAATGGGTGGGCCTGAAGAACTACATCGACCTCTTCAACAGCCCGGACTTCCCCGTCGCGGTCGTCCTCACCTTGGTCTTCCTGATCGGTTCCGCCGTCATCGGGCAGAACATCGTCGGGATGGTCCTGGCGCTGCTCATGCGGGCAGGCGGGCGCGTCGTCGGCGCGATCGTGTCGACGTTCGTCGTCGGCGCGTGGGTGCTGCCGGAGATCGTGGCGGCGTTCGCGTCGTACGCGTTCTTCAGCCAGAAGGGCACGCTGAACGCCATGCTCGGCGCCATCGGGATCACCGGGCCGTCGTGGCTGTTCGCGTTCCCGATGCTTGCCGTGATCCTCGCCAACACCTGGCGCGGCGCCGCCTTCTCGATGCTCGTCTACTCGGCGGCGCTGCAGGAGGTGCCGCCGGAGATCACCGAGGCGGCGGAGGTCGACGGCGCCAACGGAGTCAAACGGTTCTTCCTGGTGACGCTGCCGATGATCCGCCGCAGCATCTCCACGAACCTGATGCTGATCACCCTGCAGACCCTCTCGGTCTTCACCCTCATCTACGTGATGACGGGAGGCGGGCCAGGCAACAAGTCCATGACCCTCCCCGTGCTCGCCTACCAGGAGGCCTTCAAGTTCTCCGAGCTGGGCTACGGCACGGCCATCGCGACCATCCTGCTGCTCGTGGGCGCGGTGTTCGCCATCGTCTACGTGCGCGCCCTCAAGACGGAGGTGGACTGA